The genomic window TGGAGCGCATGTGGCGGGACGCAAGACCCAACAGGATATTTGAAGGCTCAACACAGATTTTGAGCCAATGGTTCATGCGCGAAGGGTGGGACCGTATGATCGACCGAGGGCGCATCTTTCTCGAAAAAGGCCGGACTTTCAAAAAGTTTTTGACTGCGATCGGTTTTGTTCCGGATTACCTCGGCCTATTTGAGCCTATTCCCGTTCCCGCACTCAACCTTCCTGCGCGGCTCGAGGAACACATGCGGTTCGTGGAAAGTTGCGCAAGAAAAAGCGCGAGATGGGGTTTGATCTTCTCGGGAAAATATCGTGATAAACTTCCGAAAAAACAACTCACGCTCGATCGCTTTTTCTGGATACTTGTCGAGTCCTACGCAATGGCAGTATCTTGCTCCTACGCCAAAAGCCTTGAAGCAGCGCACGGCAAAGAGCCCACGGAACTTGCGGATATGTTCTGCCGGGACGCAAGACTTCGCATTGCAGAGCTCTTTAGAAGCCTCAGGAAGAATAACGACGATATGTCGTACGTTATTGGCCAGAAGATACTGGCCGGCGGCTATGGATTTTTAAGAAAGGGCATCGTCCGGCTTGTAGAATAGCGGATAACGCCGCAACCTCGCTCAACGCGAGGTTTTTTTTGTTTATATTAAAATCCGCCAAAATCTTGGCGAGCTTCTCATCGGAAGATGTTTCTTAGAAATTTTGTATCAACACCCACGCTATCCCCAAAAACGCTTTGTGTGCTACGATGCGTGTATGGAAGTAGAACATAAAAAATTACGCATCGGGTGGTTTAGTTTCAGCTGCTGCGAGGATAGCACCATTATGTTCACGGAACTGCTCAACGACCACTTTGAGGAGTGGCTGCCGCTTCTCGATATTCGCCATGCCAGGGTATTGCAGTCAAAAAATATCCTCGACGAACTCGACGTGGCCTTCATTGAGGGCGCTATCTCATCTGACGAGCAGGCTCGGCGTGTGCAGGAAATTCGGGAAAAATCAAAAAAAGTGGTTGCCATTGGCAGTTGCGCGGTGATGGGACTGCCTGCCGCACAGCGCAATTTTTTCAACCCCCAGCTTACTGCGGAAATTTCTCCCATTCTCACAAAGTTCAACTACCGCCAAAAAGCGGCAAGGCTCGACGAGATTATTTCCGTCGACCATAAAATTCCCGGCTGCCCTATGAATAATGATGTGTTTTTGACGACGCTTGCGGGGTTACTTAAGGAATTCGGGATTGTGCCGTAAAACTATTTATGCATCAGGTTGATTTCAATCTTTCGCTGGAAGAGATAACAAAAGTAGAGGGACATGCCCGTCTCGACATTACCGTACGCGGCGGCAAGGTGGTGCAAACCCAGTTTCAAATACTGGAGTATAAACGTTTTTATACCCAGGCGATCCGCGGACAGGCGATCATGGGCGTGCCGCAGCTACTCGCGCGCATCTGCGGTACTTGTTCCAATGCGCATCTCATGGCCAGCATCGAGGCTATAGAACATGGGCTTGGCATAATACCCTCGCCTCAGACCATGGCGCTTCGGAGACTTACTGTAAACGGCCTTATTATTCGCGACCACGCACTGCACTTATATCTGTTCGTGATGCCCGACTTATTCAACCGCGACTCGCTTCTGCAGTTCGATGAAAAAAACCCGGAAGAACACGAAATCTTACATGATGCATTTGCGGTGAAATCGGCGGGAAACCACCTCTCGATGCTCGTTGCGGGACGCTCCGTGCACGCGCCATACCCTACTATCGGTGGATTCCTGCACACACCCGAGAAAAAAGACATACCGGCAGTGGTTGAAGAGTTACAAAAAGTGCGCCCGGCAGTGCTGCGGCTTATCGACCTTTTTATGAACAGAAGGTTCGTTTTTGAGCGCAAAACGCAGTATGTCGCGCTTTTGAGCGACACATACGGATATCTTGAAGGAGAGCTCCATAATTCAAAAGGCGTGGTAATACCCGAGCAAAACCTGCGGGAACACTTGGAGCACGTGGTTGTTCCCTACTCCGAGGCTTCTGCATATATTTTTGAGGGTGAAATGTATCGTGTGGGAGCTCTCTCTCGCATGAACCTCGCAAAAGAAAAACTACACCCTGCAACCAAGCGCGATGCGAATGGGGCCATAAGCATTTTTCCATCGGACAACGTGCATGACATGAATCTGGCGCAAGCTATAGAAATTCTCCAGGCGATCGATGAATCGCTTGATGTGCTCAAAACCGAATTTCTCCCGGAGATGCCGCAAAAGCCTGTATATCGCGAGAGCGTGGGCATTGGCGTGGTAGAAGCGCCCCGCGGCGTACTATTCCATAAGCTGTACCTTACCGCTGACGGAAAAGTCCGGGAAGGAGAAGTGATCGTACCCACCGGACAGAATCAAATTCCCATTGAGCGTGACATCGCGCATCTCGTGGAAGAAAATATTACCATGGAGCACGCAGCGCTCTCGCACGAGATAGAAAAACTCATCCGCGCATACGACCCGTGTATGAGCTGCGCAGCGCATTTTTTGGAGGTGAATTGGCTTAGCTAGCCGGCATCGGAGAAACTGGTAAGGACCTTCCCGACTTCCTCAATCGCTTGCGCCTCTTTCATGCCCTGAGGTACCCCTATGATGCATAGGGAGAGATTTTTGTGCACCTTGCCAAGTAGCGCCAGGTGCATGCCAAGATCGTAGTCGTGCACGGAAACGCGGCGCGTGGCACGTATCCGCGAAGGGTCTTTGAAAAGCGTTACGCGCTCAATGCCTTTTACGGTGTCCATGATCCACCAGGGGTTTTCGGGCGCAAGCCCAAGTTCATTGGGGTCGGTGGGTATAAATTGTATGTTCGGAAATCGTTTTGCAAGCGCCGGCACGATCTTGTGCGGGAGAGAATCGCTCTGCAGATCGGCATTGCCAAATACATAAATTCTCATAGGGGTTTAAAGGGTTTTATTCGCAAGCTCCATATTGAGCATCGTGTAGCGTGCAAGGTTTCTCCTTTGCCGGTCGGTGAGCGTATCGCATACCCACCCCCAGTGAAATGACACCCACTGGCCTATGTTAGCGCGCACCGGCAAGCCGGTGTTTTTATATTCAATCCGCACCAAACGCTCCTTGGGTTTCCCAAGCGCGAGTTTTCCGTTCTCGAGCACCAAAGAACGCGCCATAACAGCCAGAAATTCACCGTCTCTGCGTGCCACGCGCCCCCACCCTATGCGGCATTGGTCCATGGTTTCAATAGTGTGGGGCACGGTGTGATGTCCCGTGCGTGTAAACACATTAAGGACATGAAACGCATGAATGGGATATGCTCCCTGTGGAATTTTTGTGAGAAGCCAATCGCGCGATTTGGCACTCAACCGCTTTTTAAGCTGCTGTGTATCGAGCAGATGCCCCGCAAACTCTGCCTTTCCAACCCTTTCAAGCAACCGGTTCCCCACCCAATACGCCTCCACCACGCGCGGATCGAACGGGTCTTCAATACCGTTTATCTGTGCGATAAAACGCAGATAAGGATAGAGCGTGCCGAATTCT from bacterium includes these protein-coding regions:
- a CDS encoding nickel-dependent hydrogenase large subunit; its protein translation is MHQVDFNLSLEEITKVEGHARLDITVRGGKVVQTQFQILEYKRFYTQAIRGQAIMGVPQLLARICGTCSNAHLMASIEAIEHGLGIIPSPQTMALRRLTVNGLIIRDHALHLYLFVMPDLFNRDSLLQFDEKNPEEHEILHDAFAVKSAGNHLSMLVAGRSVHAPYPTIGGFLHTPEKKDIPAVVEELQKVRPAVLRLIDLFMNRRFVFERKTQYVALLSDTYGYLEGELHNSKGVVIPEQNLREHLEHVVVPYSEASAYIFEGEMYRVGALSRMNLAKEKLHPATKRDANGAISIFPSDNVHDMNLAQAIEILQAIDESLDVLKTEFLPEMPQKPVYRESVGIGVVEAPRGVLFHKLYLTADGKVREGEVIVPTGQNQIPIERDIAHLVEENITMEHAALSHEIEKLIRAYDPCMSCAAHFLEVNWLS
- a CDS encoding DUF6390 family protein gives rise to the protein MNVRGLLTCARYAFAPNYLKYCGPDENRTIFQYCAAQDADEGLQQLLEEFGTLYPYLRFIAQINGIEDPFDPRVVEAYWVGNRLLERVGKAEFAGHLLDTQQLKKRLSAKSRDWLLTKIPQGAYPIHAFHVLNVFTRTGHHTVPHTIETMDQCRIGWGRVARRDGEFLAVMARSLVLENGKLALGKPKERLVRIEYKNTGLPVRANIGQWVSFHWGWVCDTLTDRQRRNLARYTMLNMELANKTL